The Herpetosiphonaceae bacterium DNA window TGCTGGGATGGCTGACGCCGAAGAGTACCGCACTCAAGCGCACCCAGCGCTTTCTCCTGGAACGCCAGCATGATTGCGGCGGCTGGGGTGTTCATGATACCGATCCATTGTCGACCGCACTCGCGCTGCTGGCATTAGCAGCCGCTGGCCTGCCGCGCGACCATGCGGCGATCACGCGCGGGGGAGACTACCTCGGACGAACACAGGAGGGCGATGGTGGCTGGGCCGCGCAGCCATTTATTGCTTTTCCGACGACAGACGGTGTTGAGATCTACGCGAGTCGCACGATCACGACGGCCTTCTGCCTGAAAGCGCTCCTGGCAACGACCTGAGGGTTGGTCAGCGCGCGATAGAGACGCCATGATGCTCCGTTTCGCCGATGATGTTCGCATACGCGTCTATGCGGATGATGGTATCGTTGAATGCGCCGACAGACCTCCGCTGATTCTTGCCCATCAGGGGACGCTGCTGTCCAACCTGGTGGTTCTGTTGCAGAGTCCCCGTCCTGAGGTATGGCTCCGAGCAGCGCTCGCTCGCGTCGATCCAGTATCCGCGAACGGTCTGATCGATCGTCTCGTCACCGAGAAGATGCTGGTTCCGTGGAGCCTTGGCGCGCGTCTCGTCGATCTCCACCTACGGACGACGGTCGCTAGCGAATGGGCGGCGGTAAGCCCGGCCGTCGAAACCAGCCGCATATTGCGGGAGGCGCAGTGTGCAGGCGCGATCTCGCTTCCCGCGCCCGCGCCTGCACACATCGACCTGATGGCTGTGCTGAATGCTCGGCGGAGCTGCCGCGCGTTCCACGACGCTCCCATGCGCCTGAGCCAGTTTGCCACGCTTCTGGCGTGTGGCGTGGGCCTCGGCAGCGATCCAGAGCCTCCGGCTCCGCTGGTTCCCGGTGGCCCAGTCGGTCGACGGACCTATCCTTCCGGGGGCGGCCTGTATGCTGTCGAAACATTGGTGTATCCCCTGCGCGTGGAGGATGTCAGCGCCGGGTTTTACTCCTACCAGGCACTCGCTCACCGAATCGTTCCCGTTGCAGCGCCACGGCCAGCGGATGATCTGGTGGTGCTCCTGGGCAACCATCCGATCGAACACGCAAGCGTCATCGTGTGCCTGTTTGTAGACTTTGCGCGTCCGTCGCTCGGCAAGTATGGCGAGAAGGCGTATCGCTTAGCGTTACTGGAGGCCGGGCATATGGCCCAGAATGTCGTACTTGTCGCGACTGGCCTCGGATACGCGGCGCTTCCGATCTGTGGATTCGACGACGCGGCGTTAA harbors:
- a CDS encoding SagB/ThcOx family dehydrogenase encodes the protein MQSPRPEVWLRAALARVDPVSANGLIDRLVTEKMLVPWSLGARLVDLHLRTTVASEWAAVSPAVETSRILREAQCAGAISLPAPAPAHIDLMAVLNARRSCRAFHDAPMRLSQFATLLACGVGLGSDPEPPAPLVPGGPVGRRTYPSGGGLYAVETLVYPLRVEDVSAGFYSYQALAHRIVPVAAPRPADDLVVLLGNHPIEHASVIVCLFVDFARPSLGKYGEKAYRLALLEAGHMAQNVVLVATGLGYAALPICGFDDAALSRAAALSFPHEAIVYVLALGAPAHGADA